A region from the Paenarthrobacter aurescens genome encodes:
- the mraY gene encoding phospho-N-acetylmuramoyl-pentapeptide-transferase produces the protein MIALLIGAGVALLVALIGTPLFIKFLVAKSYGQFIRDDGPTSHHTKRGTPTMGGTVVVAAVLISYFVTHLIMWMMNPDSAGPSASGLLLLFLMVGMGFVGFLDDFIKISNKRSLGLNARAKLILQAAVGIIFAVLVLQFPNEDGLRPASTQISLVRDIPWLDLAFGGTVVGAILFILWSNLIITAATNGVNLTDGLDGLAAGASVMVFGAYTIMGIWQNNQACGSPREAGSGCYQVRDPMDLALLAAILSAALVGFLWWNTSPAKIFMGDTGSLAIGGAVAAFAILSRTELLLAFIGGLFVLITLSVIIQVGFFKLSGGKRVFKMAPLQHHFELKGWDEVTVVVRFWILAGLFVAAGLGIFYAEWVVLL, from the coding sequence GTGATTGCACTTTTGATCGGCGCCGGCGTCGCCCTTCTGGTGGCCCTGATCGGGACACCCCTGTTCATTAAGTTCCTTGTGGCCAAGAGCTACGGACAATTCATCCGGGACGACGGACCGACGTCCCACCACACCAAGCGCGGCACTCCCACCATGGGCGGGACAGTGGTGGTGGCCGCGGTGCTTATCAGCTACTTCGTGACGCACCTGATCATGTGGATGATGAATCCGGACTCCGCGGGCCCCTCGGCCTCGGGACTATTGCTGCTGTTCCTCATGGTGGGCATGGGTTTTGTTGGCTTCCTTGATGACTTCATCAAGATCTCCAACAAGCGCAGCCTCGGCCTGAACGCACGGGCCAAGCTGATCCTGCAGGCGGCTGTGGGCATCATCTTTGCGGTGTTGGTCCTGCAGTTCCCCAATGAGGACGGCCTGCGTCCGGCCTCCACCCAGATTTCGCTCGTGAGGGACATCCCGTGGCTGGACCTCGCCTTCGGCGGGACAGTGGTAGGTGCCATCTTGTTTATCCTCTGGTCAAACCTGATCATCACCGCAGCCACCAACGGCGTGAACCTGACCGACGGCCTGGACGGGCTGGCGGCCGGAGCATCCGTCATGGTCTTTGGTGCCTACACCATCATGGGGATTTGGCAGAACAACCAGGCCTGCGGATCACCCCGGGAAGCCGGCAGCGGGTGTTACCAGGTCCGTGACCCCATGGACCTTGCCCTGCTGGCCGCCATTCTGAGTGCGGCTCTGGTGGGATTCCTGTGGTGGAATACTTCACCTGCCAAAATCTTCATGGGTGACACCGGCTCCTTGGCCATTGGCGGTGCCGTTGCCGCTTTCGCAATCCTCTCCCGCACCGAACTCCTGCTGGCGTTCATCGGTGGGCTCTTCGTCCTCATCACCCTGTCCGTGATCATCCAGGTGGGCTTCTTCAAGCTAAGCGGCGGCAAGCGGGTCTTCAAGATGGCTCCGTTGCAACACCACTTTGAATTGAAGGGCTGGGATGAAGTCACCGTCGTGGTCCGGTTCTGGATTCTGGCAGGGCTCTTCGTGGCCGCGGGCCTTGGAATTTTCTATGCTGAATGGGTGGTGCTGCTGTGA
- a CDS encoding YggS family pyridoxal phosphate-dependent enzyme, with translation MTSLEHGNGQMNEAAGDARAAELAHKLGLVRQRIESAAAAAGRTEQPRLIVVTKFHPAADVRRLAALGVEDVGENRDQEAASKSAELSGLDVRWHFIGQLQSNKAKSVAKYAASVQSVDRPQLVEALAKAVVREQDATGRSDLQCFIQVNLDDDAGAHRGGANPADVEVLAEKIEMAEGLVLSGLMAVAPLGADPHPAFERLAKISETLRAVHPAATGISAGMSQDLEAAVKFGATHLRIGSDILGSRPAVR, from the coding sequence ATGACTAGCCTTGAACATGGCAACGGGCAAATGAACGAGGCAGCCGGCGACGCCCGCGCTGCTGAGCTGGCTCACAAACTGGGACTGGTGCGGCAGCGAATAGAGTCCGCTGCTGCAGCTGCAGGACGAACCGAGCAGCCGAGGCTGATTGTGGTCACCAAGTTTCATCCTGCTGCCGATGTCCGCCGTCTGGCTGCCCTTGGCGTAGAGGACGTGGGGGAAAACCGCGACCAGGAAGCGGCCTCCAAGAGCGCTGAACTCTCAGGGCTTGATGTCCGTTGGCATTTCATCGGACAGCTTCAGAGCAATAAAGCGAAGTCCGTGGCCAAGTATGCTGCCTCGGTCCAGTCCGTTGACCGTCCCCAGCTTGTGGAAGCTTTGGCCAAGGCCGTGGTCCGTGAGCAAGATGCCACGGGCCGCAGTGACCTCCAGTGTTTTATCCAGGTGAACCTCGATGACGACGCCGGTGCTCACCGGGGTGGTGCCAATCCCGCTGACGTTGAGGTGCTTGCGGAAAAAATCGAAATGGCTGAGGGTCTCGTCTTGTCCGGACTCATGGCGGTGGCCCCGTTGGGGGCTGACCCGCATCCGGCGTTTGAGCGTCTCGCGAAGATTTCCGAGACCCTCCGGGCGGTGCATCCGGCCGCCACGGGCATCTCCGCCGGAATGAGTCAGGACCTGGAAGCGGCAGTAAAGTTCGGGGCGACACACCTGAGAATTGGCTCCGATATTCTCGGTTCCCGTCCGGCCGTGCGGTAG
- the murD gene encoding UDP-N-acetylmuramoyl-L-alanine--D-glutamate ligase has product MGGAAVNESPEMTPSNTDRLKTLTSWDADWAGLRVVVTGIGISGFAAADTLIELGAKVVVVDAATSAKAKAQADTLKIVGAVDVLLGEDAVTALPLIDEALPELVVTSPGWRPDQALLAAAKRKHVPVWGDVELAWRLRERAGRKTADWLTITGTNGKTTTVGMAESMLQAAGLKAIAVGNVGTPILDALRDPVDYDAFAVELSSFQLHWSHSLSPVASVCLNVAEDHVDWHGSYASYLADKAKVYENTQKAAIYNAEQIETERMVENADVIEGCRAIGFTTNTPAISMLGVVDGLLVDRAFIAERKDSAAELAAMSDLGPVAPRHMVANALAAAALVRAYGVDAAAVKQGIANYLPGAHRIQLVANHKDILWINDSKATNPHAASAALSAFQKVVWIAGGLSKGVNYEDLVKEHAPRLKAVVLIGTDTEALEGALQRHAPDVPVIAPSKGDTEGVQTAAGDAASPIYGETIMARAVASAAEVATPGDTVLMAPAAASMDQFSSYAHRGDAFVLAVRELVEGQAPTTEE; this is encoded by the coding sequence ATGGGTGGTGCTGCTGTGAACGAAAGCCCGGAGATGACGCCGTCGAACACTGACAGGCTTAAGACACTCACCAGCTGGGATGCTGACTGGGCCGGCCTGCGCGTTGTGGTGACCGGCATTGGTATCTCCGGCTTCGCAGCTGCAGATACCCTGATCGAGCTCGGCGCCAAGGTGGTAGTTGTTGATGCCGCTACTTCCGCCAAGGCCAAAGCCCAGGCTGACACCCTCAAGATTGTGGGTGCCGTGGACGTGTTGCTGGGTGAGGACGCGGTCACGGCCCTGCCGTTGATCGATGAGGCGTTGCCGGAGCTGGTAGTGACCTCTCCCGGCTGGCGCCCGGATCAGGCTTTGCTTGCCGCCGCCAAGCGCAAGCACGTTCCCGTTTGGGGCGACGTCGAGCTCGCGTGGAGACTGCGCGAGCGGGCAGGACGAAAGACGGCGGACTGGTTGACCATTACCGGCACCAACGGCAAGACCACCACCGTGGGCATGGCTGAGTCCATGCTGCAGGCAGCCGGGCTCAAGGCCATCGCCGTGGGAAACGTGGGTACCCCGATTCTCGACGCACTCCGGGACCCGGTGGACTACGATGCTTTTGCTGTTGAGCTCTCCAGCTTCCAGCTGCACTGGAGCCACTCTTTGTCTCCTGTAGCGAGTGTTTGCTTGAACGTTGCCGAGGACCACGTCGATTGGCACGGCTCCTACGCTTCCTACCTCGCGGACAAGGCCAAGGTGTACGAGAACACCCAAAAGGCGGCGATCTACAACGCCGAACAGATCGAAACTGAACGAATGGTGGAAAACGCCGACGTCATCGAGGGGTGCCGGGCAATCGGCTTCACCACCAACACCCCGGCCATCAGCATGCTGGGCGTAGTGGACGGTCTGCTGGTGGACCGGGCCTTCATTGCAGAACGCAAAGATTCTGCGGCGGAGCTTGCCGCAATGTCCGATCTTGGTCCTGTGGCACCTCGCCACATGGTGGCCAATGCACTGGCGGCAGCAGCCCTGGTGCGGGCCTATGGCGTTGATGCGGCAGCGGTGAAGCAGGGCATTGCCAATTACCTGCCAGGTGCCCACCGCATCCAGCTGGTGGCCAACCACAAGGACATCCTGTGGATCAACGACTCCAAGGCAACCAATCCGCACGCGGCCTCAGCCGCCCTTTCCGCTTTCCAGAAGGTGGTGTGGATTGCCGGCGGCTTGTCCAAGGGTGTCAATTATGAGGACCTTGTCAAAGAGCACGCGCCCCGGCTCAAAGCCGTGGTCCTCATTGGCACGGACACCGAGGCACTTGAAGGGGCGCTCCAGCGACACGCACCCGATGTCCCGGTCATAGCGCCCTCCAAGGGCGACACTGAAGGAGTGCAGACCGCAGCCGGAGACGCCGCATCGCCAATCTACGGTGAAACCATCATGGCCCGGGCCGTGGCCTCGGCGGCTGAAGTGGCAACGCCCGGCGATACGGTGCTGATGGCGCCGGCGGCTGCATCCATGGATCAGTTCTCTTCCTACGCTCACCGTGGCGATGCTTTCGTCCTGGCAGTTCGCGAGCTTGTGGAAGGGCAGGCACCGACCACCGAGGAGTAA
- a CDS encoding cell division protein SepF: MAGALRKTMIYLGLADGDEHYESEQSVAANHDEERPQAQEREERRAPAPVREVVREMPTVDAEEEYRAPVTPIKRAASSREDASGLRQITTVHPRSYNDAKVIGESFRDGIPVIMNVTDMGESDAKRLVDFSAGLVFGLHGSIERVTNKVFLLSPSYVEVIGDDKKASETQASFFNQS, encoded by the coding sequence ATGGCTGGCGCTCTGCGCAAGACAATGATCTATCTTGGGCTCGCCGACGGCGATGAACACTACGAATCTGAGCAGTCCGTCGCCGCGAACCACGACGAAGAACGCCCCCAGGCACAGGAACGGGAAGAGCGCCGTGCGCCTGCTCCCGTCCGGGAAGTTGTCCGTGAAATGCCCACTGTAGATGCCGAAGAGGAATACCGCGCACCCGTGACACCCATCAAGCGTGCGGCGTCCAGCCGCGAAGATGCCTCGGGCCTGAGGCAGATCACCACCGTTCATCCCCGTTCCTACAACGATGCCAAGGTCATTGGTGAGAGCTTCAGGGACGGCATTCCTGTCATCATGAATGTGACTGACATGGGCGAATCCGACGCCAAGCGGCTGGTGGACTTCTCTGCCGGGCTCGTGTTCGGCCTTCATGGCAGCATTGAGCGGGTAACCAACAAGGTCTTCCTGTTGTCTCCGTCATACGTTGAGGTCATCGGAGACGACAAAAAGGCCAGCGAAACACAGGCCAGCTTCTTCAACCAGAGCTGA
- the ftsZ gene encoding cell division protein FtsZ: protein MAAPQNYLAVIKVVGIGGGGVNAVNRMIEVGLRGVEFIAINTDAQALLMSDADVKLDVGRELTRGLGAGANPEVGKQAAEDHADEIEEVLRGADMVFVTAGEGGGTGTGGAPVVARIARSLGALTIGVVTRPFTFEGRRRAGSAEAGIDALRDEVDTLIVIPNDRLLSISDRNVSVLDAFRSADQVLLSGVQGITDLITTPGLINLDFADVKSVMQGAGSALMGIGSARGEDRAVKAAELAIASPLLEASIDGAHGVLLSIQGGSDLGLFEINEAARLVQEVAHPEANIIFGAVIDDALGDEARVTVIAAGFDDVKATSPSMDQSRPAQNPVPSDRPAAPSSAPSNAAAPQHATAGIGAAGLSNWGQQRPSALPADSGFDVDLPAVVEPDLSGSRSDDLDVPDFLK, encoded by the coding sequence GTGGCAGCACCGCAGAATTACTTGGCCGTCATCAAGGTCGTCGGCATCGGCGGCGGTGGCGTGAACGCAGTCAACCGTATGATCGAGGTCGGCCTTCGGGGCGTCGAGTTCATCGCCATCAACACAGACGCGCAGGCGCTGCTCATGAGCGACGCCGACGTCAAGCTCGACGTCGGACGTGAGCTCACCCGTGGCCTGGGTGCCGGGGCAAATCCCGAGGTAGGCAAGCAGGCAGCAGAAGACCACGCCGATGAGATCGAAGAAGTTCTCCGCGGTGCTGACATGGTCTTTGTCACCGCTGGCGAGGGTGGTGGCACCGGAACCGGTGGCGCTCCCGTTGTTGCGCGCATCGCCCGCTCCTTGGGTGCGCTGACCATCGGCGTAGTCACCCGCCCGTTCACCTTTGAAGGCCGACGCCGTGCCGGCTCTGCAGAAGCCGGCATCGACGCCCTCCGTGACGAAGTGGACACCTTGATCGTCATCCCCAACGATCGCCTGTTGTCCATCAGCGACCGCAATGTCTCCGTCCTGGACGCCTTCCGCTCCGCGGATCAGGTCCTCCTGTCCGGTGTGCAGGGCATCACTGACCTCATCACCACTCCGGGCCTGATCAACCTGGACTTCGCTGACGTCAAGTCAGTGATGCAGGGTGCAGGCTCTGCCTTGATGGGCATCGGTTCGGCCCGCGGTGAAGACCGCGCCGTCAAGGCTGCGGAACTGGCCATTGCCTCCCCGCTCCTTGAAGCTTCCATTGACGGCGCCCACGGTGTCCTGCTTTCCATCCAGGGTGGCTCGGACCTTGGCTTGTTCGAAATCAACGAGGCCGCCCGCCTTGTCCAGGAAGTTGCGCACCCGGAAGCGAACATCATCTTCGGTGCCGTTATTGACGACGCCCTGGGCGATGAAGCCCGCGTGACCGTTATTGCCGCCGGCTTCGATGACGTCAAGGCAACCTCACCTTCAATGGACCAGTCGCGTCCGGCCCAGAATCCGGTGCCCTCGGATCGCCCGGCTGCTCCCAGCAGTGCTCCGTCCAATGCTGCCGCCCCGCAGCACGCCACGGCAGGAATCGGTGCTGCAGGCCTGAGCAACTGGGGCCAGCAGCGCCCCTCCGCCTTGCCCGCAGACTCCGGCTTCGACGTCGACCTCCCTGCAGTGGTTGAACCGGATCTTTCCGGCAGCCGCTCTGACGATCTCGACGTTCCTGACTTCCTGAAGTAA
- the ftsW gene encoding putative lipid II flippase FtsW has translation MVSTPTRTRGKEPRDGKSAPASGDGRPARLRGHLRGFWESLEGKSKAPNSSTYYLILGCALALTAIGIMMVLSASSVEAISEGKSPYADALKQAVFGVVGLIAMYVISRTNVNWMKKLSWWALGAVIVLLALVQVMGNTVNGNKNWIDLGGITLQPSEMAKLILCVWIAAVLARKQKLLNRWMHVIIPVVPGAGLVMGLVMLGNDLGTVIVIAAITAAGLYFAGVPGRMLAIAGAVGAVGAVLATISSANRICRITSWLGTASAQCTEQFDFDFQSTNGMYGLAQGSWTGLGLGQSRQKYNWLPEAHNDFIFAIIGEELGLVGTIVVLVLFAILGIAIFRVVVRQTDPFQRTLAGGIMVWLLGQASMNMAVVTQLLPVVGVPLPFISYGGSALIMSLCGVGVVLSLARGQLPAQQRSGFFPRLMSKTARKRT, from the coding sequence ATGGTCAGCACGCCCACCCGCACCCGCGGCAAGGAACCCCGGGACGGGAAGTCCGCGCCGGCATCCGGCGACGGCCGCCCGGCAAGGCTACGCGGACACCTGCGGGGCTTTTGGGAGAGCCTTGAAGGCAAAAGCAAAGCACCCAACAGCTCCACGTACTACCTGATCCTCGGCTGCGCCCTGGCGTTGACGGCAATCGGCATCATGATGGTGTTGTCCGCCTCGAGCGTTGAAGCCATTTCCGAGGGCAAATCGCCGTACGCTGACGCCCTCAAACAGGCGGTCTTTGGTGTTGTGGGCCTCATTGCCATGTACGTCATTTCGCGGACCAACGTGAACTGGATGAAAAAGTTGTCCTGGTGGGCGCTGGGGGCCGTGATTGTGCTTCTGGCTTTGGTTCAGGTCATGGGCAACACCGTCAACGGCAACAAGAACTGGATTGACCTCGGAGGTATCACCCTTCAGCCCTCCGAGATGGCCAAGCTGATCTTGTGCGTCTGGATCGCTGCCGTTCTGGCACGTAAACAAAAGCTCCTCAACCGCTGGATGCACGTCATCATTCCCGTGGTGCCCGGAGCCGGCCTCGTCATGGGTTTGGTGATGTTGGGCAATGACCTCGGAACGGTCATCGTGATTGCGGCCATCACCGCAGCGGGGCTGTACTTTGCCGGGGTTCCCGGACGCATGCTGGCTATTGCCGGTGCGGTGGGGGCGGTCGGAGCAGTCCTGGCCACCATCAGCAGCGCCAACCGGATCTGCCGCATCACCTCCTGGTTGGGAACAGCGTCCGCGCAGTGCACCGAGCAGTTCGACTTTGACTTCCAATCAACCAACGGCATGTACGGCCTTGCGCAGGGGAGCTGGACGGGATTGGGCCTGGGCCAGAGCCGCCAGAAATACAACTGGTTGCCGGAGGCCCACAACGACTTCATCTTTGCCATCATTGGCGAGGAACTGGGCCTCGTGGGAACCATTGTGGTCCTGGTCCTGTTCGCGATCCTGGGCATCGCCATCTTCCGGGTTGTAGTGCGCCAGACAGACCCGTTCCAGCGCACCCTCGCCGGCGGAATCATGGTGTGGCTGCTCGGCCAGGCAAGCATGAACATGGCCGTTGTAACCCAGCTCCTTCCTGTGGTGGGGGTGCCGCTGCCTTTCATCTCCTACGGTGGCTCCGCCCTGATCATGTCCCTCTGCGGCGTGGGCGTAGTGTTGTCTTTGGCCCGCGGCCAATTGCCGGCGCAGCAGCGTTCAGGATTCTTCCCGCGCCTCATGTCCAAGACCGCACGAAAGCGTACCTAG
- a CDS encoding polyphenol oxidase family protein produces MFWWRNEVRPGVSVAFTDTGAGNLALHVQDNPSEVMARRARLEQVIGLDNHGSGKRHFQYMDQVHGNHVEFIEGHGPGPTADAMVSAAPARPTASSGSAQPLAVMVADCVPILLVGTDANSSPVLAAVHAGRPGVASAVVPAAVTDMQRRGAADIAAWLGPSVCGSCYEVPEQLRAEVAAKIPETWSSTSWGTPALDLPAGVRAQLAALNVPVEYSGECTLENDSLFSYRRNSLTGRFAGLVWTHD; encoded by the coding sequence GTGTTTTGGTGGCGAAATGAAGTACGGCCCGGCGTCTCTGTGGCTTTCACGGACACAGGCGCCGGGAACCTGGCTCTCCACGTGCAGGACAACCCCTCGGAAGTGATGGCTCGCCGGGCCCGGCTTGAACAGGTGATCGGCCTGGACAACCACGGCTCCGGTAAGCGGCACTTCCAGTACATGGACCAGGTCCACGGAAATCATGTTGAGTTCATAGAAGGCCACGGCCCCGGACCCACCGCAGATGCCATGGTCTCCGCTGCCCCTGCCAGGCCCACAGCCTCCAGTGGATCCGCGCAGCCCCTTGCGGTCATGGTGGCTGATTGTGTCCCCATCTTGCTGGTTGGGACCGACGCCAACAGCAGCCCCGTCCTGGCTGCTGTCCACGCGGGACGTCCGGGAGTGGCTTCAGCTGTTGTTCCCGCAGCTGTCACTGACATGCAGCGCCGGGGAGCTGCGGACATCGCCGCTTGGCTGGGCCCGTCCGTGTGCGGCTCCTGCTATGAGGTCCCGGAACAGCTGCGTGCTGAGGTTGCGGCAAAGATACCGGAAACCTGGTCTTCCACCTCGTGGGGAACACCGGCCCTTGACTTGCCGGCGGGCGTGCGTGCGCAGCTGGCCGCACTCAATGTCCCGGTGGAGTACTCGGGGGAGTGCACCCTCGAAAACGACTCCCTCTTCTCATACCGGCGGAACTCCCTGACCGGTCGATTCGCAGGTTTGGTGTGGACGCATGACTAG
- the murG gene encoding undecaprenyldiphospho-muramoylpentapeptide beta-N-acetylglucosaminyltransferase: MTSDSTTVPKPLSVVLAGGGTAGHVSPLLAIADAIKDRRPDAAILAVGTPSGMETRLVPAAGYELATIDRVPFPRRPSADLVKLPARLSGAVRQARRILEESRADVLVGVGGYVCTPMYLAARKLRIPIVIHEANMKAGLANRVGARFTKHVAVAFAGTRLRGARHVGMPMRRAISQLDRTVAAPAAKTSLGLDANRPALIVTGGSSGALSINRAITAALPSLAAAGIDTLHITGKGKAVKDDEGGVLAADGYRQVEYVDGMENVYAAADVILARAGAGTVSEVAAVGVPAVFVPLPIGNGEQALNAAPLVSAGGALMIDDKDLSPEWLRSELIPLLTDRSRLRDMARKSEALGIRNADQRMADLVLEAVSA, translated from the coding sequence ATGACTTCTGACTCCACCACCGTGCCCAAGCCTTTGTCCGTCGTCCTAGCCGGCGGTGGCACTGCCGGTCACGTCAGCCCACTTTTGGCTATCGCTGATGCCATCAAGGACCGACGACCGGACGCCGCCATCCTGGCTGTGGGGACGCCGTCGGGCATGGAAACCCGGCTCGTTCCCGCGGCCGGATACGAGCTGGCCACCATCGACCGCGTTCCCTTTCCGCGGCGCCCGTCGGCGGACCTTGTTAAGTTGCCTGCCCGGTTGAGCGGCGCGGTGCGGCAGGCCCGGCGAATCCTGGAAGAGTCCCGTGCCGATGTTTTGGTTGGCGTGGGCGGCTACGTCTGCACACCGATGTACCTTGCCGCGCGGAAACTTCGGATTCCCATCGTCATCCACGAGGCCAACATGAAAGCCGGCCTGGCTAATCGTGTGGGCGCGCGGTTCACCAAGCATGTTGCCGTGGCCTTTGCCGGGACCCGCTTGCGGGGTGCACGCCACGTGGGCATGCCCATGCGCCGGGCGATCTCGCAATTGGACAGGACCGTAGCTGCGCCTGCGGCAAAGACCTCCTTGGGGCTCGATGCCAACCGCCCGGCTTTGATCGTCACAGGCGGCTCCTCAGGGGCGTTGAGCATCAACCGGGCCATCACTGCCGCGCTGCCCTCCCTGGCAGCTGCCGGCATTGACACCCTCCACATCACTGGCAAAGGCAAAGCGGTCAAAGATGACGAGGGCGGTGTTCTCGCCGCAGATGGATACCGCCAGGTTGAGTACGTGGACGGTATGGAGAACGTCTATGCCGCGGCCGACGTCATCCTTGCACGCGCCGGGGCCGGAACCGTCAGCGAGGTAGCTGCCGTGGGAGTCCCGGCTGTCTTTGTTCCTCTGCCCATCGGCAACGGCGAGCAAGCCTTGAACGCAGCGCCTTTGGTCTCTGCGGGCGGCGCGCTGATGATTGATGACAAAGACCTCAGCCCTGAATGGCTCCGAAGCGAATTGATTCCGCTCTTGACGGACCGCAGCAGGCTTAGGGACATGGCCCGGAAATCCGAAGCCCTGGGTATTAGAAACGCCGATCAGCGGATGGCTGATCTTGTCTTGGAAGCGGTATCCGCATGA
- the murC gene encoding UDP-N-acetylmuramate--L-alanine ligase produces MTTSIAGLESLGRVHFIGIGGVGMSAVARIMVSRGVPVSGTDVKDLPVMGDLALAGARIKVGYDAGNLGDAQTVVAGSAIRADNPELVAARESGLPVLHRSEALAATMAGHRVVTVAGTHGKSTTTSMVAVLLKKAGLDPSFAIGANVPALGVNAAHGESDIFVAEADESDGSFLNYEPLIAVVTNVEADHLDHYGTPEAVFASFDKFAALLPANGVLLACADDAGARALAERTASKGRTRVLTYGTSADADVRLHDDGPGQVSVDVGGEVHSLELQVPGRHNALNAAAAFAVAVELGVEPGAAAAALGHFTGASRRFEFKGQGRGVRVYDDYAHHPTEVRAALSAARSVAAGNKVHVLFQPHLFSRTREFAKEFAAALDLADTAFVLEIYPAREDPIPGVTSALITDRLVHGGLISADEAVSAVAAVAGEGDVVLTVGAGDVTAYGPDIVAALDG; encoded by the coding sequence ATGACCACCAGCATCGCCGGGCTTGAGTCCCTCGGACGCGTCCACTTCATCGGAATCGGCGGAGTGGGCATGTCCGCCGTCGCCCGCATCATGGTCTCCCGGGGCGTCCCGGTCAGCGGAACGGACGTCAAGGACTTGCCGGTCATGGGTGACCTAGCGCTGGCAGGTGCCCGCATCAAAGTGGGTTACGACGCCGGAAACCTTGGGGATGCCCAGACCGTGGTGGCGGGCTCAGCCATCCGGGCCGACAACCCTGAGTTAGTGGCTGCACGCGAATCCGGACTACCTGTACTGCACCGTTCCGAAGCCCTGGCCGCCACCATGGCCGGCCACCGGGTTGTCACTGTGGCCGGAACCCACGGCAAATCCACCACCACCTCCATGGTGGCTGTCCTCCTGAAGAAAGCCGGCTTGGATCCTTCCTTTGCCATCGGTGCGAACGTGCCGGCGCTGGGGGTCAATGCCGCCCACGGCGAATCCGATATCTTCGTGGCTGAGGCCGATGAATCGGACGGGTCGTTCCTGAACTACGAGCCGTTGATTGCAGTGGTTACCAACGTCGAGGCCGATCACCTGGACCACTACGGGACACCGGAAGCCGTCTTCGCTTCCTTTGACAAGTTCGCCGCGCTCCTGCCTGCCAACGGAGTGCTGCTGGCATGCGCAGACGACGCCGGAGCCAGGGCCTTGGCAGAACGAACAGCGTCCAAGGGCCGAACACGGGTATTGACCTACGGAACTTCTGCTGATGCCGATGTTCGGCTTCACGACGACGGTCCGGGTCAGGTGTCGGTTGACGTCGGAGGTGAAGTCCACAGTCTCGAACTGCAGGTGCCTGGACGCCACAATGCCCTGAACGCGGCGGCAGCCTTCGCAGTCGCCGTCGAACTCGGTGTGGAGCCCGGTGCGGCAGCGGCTGCCCTGGGCCACTTCACCGGGGCGTCCCGGCGCTTTGAGTTCAAAGGCCAGGGGAGGGGTGTCCGGGTTTATGACGATTACGCCCACCACCCCACGGAGGTTCGTGCAGCGTTGTCGGCAGCACGTTCCGTAGCAGCCGGCAACAAGGTGCACGTGCTGTTTCAACCGCACCTTTTTTCCCGGACCCGTGAGTTCGCCAAGGAGTTCGCGGCCGCGTTGGACCTGGCAGATACCGCGTTTGTCCTGGAGATCTATCCTGCCCGTGAGGACCCCATCCCCGGGGTTACAAGCGCGCTGATCACCGATCGGTTGGTCCACGGAGGGCTCATATCCGCTGATGAAGCCGTGTCCGCCGTTGCGGCCGTTGCAGGTGAGGGTGATGTGGTCCTGACCGTCGGAGCCGGAGACGTCACCGCCTACGGGCCGGACATCGTGGCGGCACTGGATGGCTAG
- a CDS encoding FtsQ-type POTRA domain-containing protein, translated as MASTRKPTYRPATDPRPAKASRSGGGSAEVISAQRHVEPDVKGAPAPADNVIAFPEPRSRRQRRLVLWTLSIVAVVVGSLIAGAIFSPVLAVRTITVDGTSLVTPDAVQKALAGLEGKPLPQVSEQEINELLKPLVQVRSATMEARPPSELLVHVDERVPVALLKQGESYVMVDVDGVQLGATQDLAAVALPLIDAGVGTTNTELFKAIAAVLNTLPADILARMSTASAASPDAVELKLVDGKTVVWGNAEDRELKAKALEALLRMPADPKVPVNVYDVSVPRHPFTK; from the coding sequence ATGGCTAGCACCCGGAAGCCCACTTACAGGCCGGCAACGGACCCGCGTCCCGCCAAGGCGAGCCGGTCCGGAGGCGGCTCGGCGGAGGTCATCAGCGCACAGCGCCATGTAGAACCGGACGTCAAGGGTGCCCCGGCCCCGGCTGATAACGTCATTGCCTTTCCCGAGCCCCGGAGCCGGCGCCAGCGGCGACTCGTGCTGTGGACTCTCTCCATCGTGGCCGTGGTGGTGGGTTCGTTGATCGCAGGGGCCATTTTTTCGCCGGTGTTGGCAGTTCGCACCATCACTGTTGACGGAACCTCGCTGGTCACTCCTGACGCTGTGCAAAAAGCACTGGCCGGCCTCGAGGGCAAGCCGCTGCCACAGGTCAGCGAGCAGGAAATCAACGAACTGCTGAAGCCACTGGTCCAGGTCCGCTCCGCCACCATGGAAGCCCGGCCGCCCTCTGAGCTGCTGGTTCACGTGGACGAGCGCGTCCCGGTGGCCCTGCTGAAGCAGGGGGAGAGCTATGTAATGGTGGACGTGGACGGCGTCCAGCTCGGTGCAACACAGGATTTGGCCGCTGTGGCTCTACCTCTGATTGACGCCGGAGTAGGCACCACCAATACGGAGTTGTTCAAGGCGATTGCCGCTGTTCTGAATACCTTGCCAGCGGACATCCTGGCCCGGATGTCCACTGCTTCTGCAGCGTCGCCGGACGCCGTTGAACTGAAACTTGTGGACGGAAAGACGGTAGTGTGGGGCAATGCCGAGGACAGGGAACTGAAGGCCAAGGCTCTCGAAGCACTGCTGAGGATGCCGGCGGATCCGAAGGTGCCGGTGAACGTTTACGACGTCAGTGTTCCCCGGCATCCGTTCACGAAGTAA